One Deinococcus humi genomic window, CGCAGGCCCTGATCCGCCGCCTGGTGGCCGAGCATGCCGAGGGGGCGCTGGAAGCCCACGACCTGCGCACCCGTCACGCGGGCCGCCTGACCTTTATCGACTTCCACCTGGTGGTGCCGGAACACTTCACGGTGGGTCAGGCCCACGCGATCTGTGACCGGCTGGAAGCGGTCATCGAGCGGGAGGTGCCCGACAGTGAGATCACCATTCACGTCGAGCCGGAGGGGGCGGCCAAGCACCGTGGGGTCCTTGTTCTCTGATGCGCTGGGTTTTGTCCGGCAGAGGGCAGCTCCTGCTGGCGCTCCTCACAGGCATTGGCCTTTTGGTCGCCTTTCTGCCCTCACCGCTGGGCTGGCTCGCGCCATTTCCCCTGGCCTGGCTGTTCCGGGCCGCGGCCCAGGCCGGGCCGGGCCTTCCGCCTGACCTTCGCTTTCGCTCTGGGATTTTTCGGAACGCTGCTGCTGTGGCTGCCCGGCAGCTTGACGCCCCTGTTCGGACCGGGTGTGGCGGCGCTGTACCCCGTTCTGGTGGCGGGGCTGGCCGTGATGTGGGCCGCAACGGCCGCCCTCACGCGCCGCATCATGGGACCAGCCACCCTCTGGGCCCTGCCCTTCGCGTGGGTCCTGCTGGACACGGCGCGGAGTCTGGGGCCGTTCGGATTCACCTGGGGCAGCCTGGGGTACGCCTTCGCGTCCACCCCGCTCGTGCAGCTCGCGGACCTGGGCGGCGTGTCGCTGGTGGGATTGCTCGTCGCGCTGACGGGGGCGGCCCTCGCCGACCGTCGCCCACGGGTCCTGCTGGGTGTGGCGGCGCTGCTGTCCCTGGGGATGGTGTACGGCCTCACCCGGCCACCGGACCTGCCCACCACCGAGCGGGCCCTCCTGGTTCAAGGCAACGTCGATCCGCGGGCCAAGGTCCAGGGACGTACGGGGGATGAACTGGAACGCTACCTGGCGCTGATCCGGGCGGGTCTGGCCACGGGTCCGGCAGGGCTGGTGGTGTGGCCCGAGACGGCTGCCCCGGCCGCCCCCACCTTCCCAGCGGTGGCCCGCGCGCTGACGGCGCTGAAGGTGCCGCTCCTGCTGGGCGCCCCGACCGAGGATGGTGGGTACCGCAACAGCGTGTATGCCTTTGAGCAAGGCCAGGTGACCGGCCGGCAGGACAAGGTGCGGCTGGTTCCATTTGGGGAGTTCTTCCCAGGCCGGGTGATGTTTGACGGCGCCTACCGGGCGGTGTTCCGCGCGCTGGGCCTGCCCCCATTGACGGGCGCCGTGCCCGGCCGCGCCCTGACACCGCTGCCCGTTGGTGACACCTGGGTGGGGACACTGATCTGCTACGAGTCGACCTTCCCAGCCTTCGCGCGCGCCCAGGTGAGGCAGGGCGCGCAGGTCCTGGCCGTGGTGTCGAACGACGCCTGGTTCGGGCCGTCCGTGGGCGCCGAGCAACACTTCCAGATGGGGCGGGTGCGGGCCATCGAGCCCCGGCGCTGGCTCCTGCGGGCGGGCAACGACGGGGTCACGGCGGTGGTCGCGCCCTCCGGACAGGTCACGGCCCGGCTACCGCGGGGGTCGCGGCGGTGCTGTCCGCATCCTTCGCAAAGGCCGGAACCTGGACACCGTACGTCCAGTGGGGCGAGTGGACCACGGCGCTGAGCGCGCTGGTGCTGCTGGGGATGGGCACGTGCAGGTTCAGAGCCAAGCGGCAGGCCTAGCGCTGGCCCCCCTCCGAGGTCTGGCGGGTCTCCAACGGGGCTTCCCTGGAACAGAGGCTGAACACTGTCTCCCCACGCTGCCAAATTTCTGTCCACCTGTTCAAAGAATCATCTCATCGGACGATGCCTCAGCTCTCCCCCTTCGCCAACAGATCCTGCGCTTGAGGAGGTGAGGGTGGAGCGCTGCCTGCCCCGGACCGGAGACTTGTCACGGCGCCTGGGGTCAGGCATCCACCTGTCGCACGACAATTTTCTCTCCAGGCCCCGCCGTACTGGCGGTGATGGAGTTGCTGGGATGACGTCACAAGAGCTGCGGGCGGGTCTCGCCGCTCACGACCCTGGGGCCCCCGACGACCGATTGCAGCAGGCGCAGGCGCCGCTCACGACATTCGCCTGCCTTTGCTCCCTTCCTCAAAGGGTGAAACTCCTTCACTAGGTCTTCACCTGACCCCATTAGGGTGGGTGGAATGAGGCGATGGTCCATATTGATGCTGGTGGCGCTCGCGCTGCCGGGTGGGAGCGAGGCTGCCACCGTTCAGGTGCGCTCAGGCGACACCTTATCTGTGCTGGCCCTGCGCCACAAAACCAGCGTGAGCGCCCTGCTGAACGCCAATCCGGGCATCCGGCCCAGGGAACTGAGGATCGGGCAGGTGCTGCAACTCCCCAGTCCACCGATCCGGTCCCGCGGTGGGATCACCGTGCGGTCCGCCTCCACGGGTGGGCCGGCGGCGCTGCCCCTTCAGGGCCGGTTAACCACGCCCTTTAGTGCGGCTCACGGCGGTCTGGATCTGGCCGCCCCTCGCGGCACGCCGATCCGCTCGGTGATGGCGGGAACGGTCAGAGAAGCGGCCTTCGATGTTCGCAACGGTTGGGGCTGGACCGTGGTGATTGATCATGGTGGCGGGTACACGACGCGCTACAGCCACAACAGTGTCAACCTGGTGACTCCAGGACAGCGGGTGAGTGCTGGACAGACGATTGCCAGGGTGGGCAGCACTGGGAACAGCACGGGGCCACATGTGGATTTCCGCCTGGCCCAGGCGGGACGCCCCGTCAATCCCGAGCTCCTTTTTTAGCCGCCTGCCGACGCCGCCCCGTGGCCTGATGACCGTAGGGACATTTCAACTCAATATCTAAGCAGTTATGCAGGTATGGTGCTGAGGTGACCCAATTTCTCGTGAGGGTAGGACTGGAGGCCACACTCCCGGGTGTTTCGGGTGTGGCCCTGCTGCTCAAAAGCGGGACGGTTCAGGCCAGGCCTGAATCGCCCAGCGGGATCATTCCCGGTCTTCTGCACCGGGGGTTCACTCGAAACACCGGCATGGCCTGGAGCCTGCCGGGCAACCGCACCCAGCCGGGGGCCGCGCCTGCTGAATGGGTCCATCCCCCGGGCCTCGATCAAGGAGAACCATGAACTATTTCCTGCCACTGCTGCTGCTGGGCCTCGTGGCCTGCAACAACGCCCCTGACACCATCGAGGGCGTTCAGACCTTTGCCTACGAGGGCGGAGACCACAAGGAGGGGCGCATCGAGTACAAGGAAGCGTTGCCCGTGGGTGGCAGTCACAATCCCGGCTGGCAGAACTGCGGCGAGTACACCCAGCCGCTGTACAACGAGTATGCGGTTCATAGCCTGGAACACGGCGCGGTGTGGATCACCTACCAGCCTGACCTGCCCACAGCACAGCTCGAAGCCTTGAGGCAGGCCGCGGCAGGCCGCACCCACATGCTGCTGTCGCCCAGGACCGATCAGTCCGCGCCCATCGTCCTGACGGCCTGGAACGCCCAGCTCGAGCTCCAGCAAGCGAACGATGCCCGCCTCAAGACGTTCATTCAGAAGTATGAGCAGGGGGGGAGCGCCCCGGAAATCGGCGCGTCGTGCAGCAACGCATACAACGGCACGCAGTGAGGCTGAGCTGGCCCACGCTGGTGGGTGTGTCGCTCCTGGGGCTGGGCGTGGGCGGCGCCATCACCTGGGCCGGCACCCGTCCCCCGGCCGAGGGCAGCCCCGAAGTGCGCTTTGCCCGTGACATGAGCGCGCACCACGCCCAGGCGGTGGACATGAGCGTCACGCTGCTCAAGCGGGCCAACGACCGCGCCGTCCGCGTGCTGGCCCAGGACGTCGCCTTGACCCAGCAGGCCCAGATCGGTCAGATGAGCGGCTGGCTGATGGCCTGGAACCGCCCGCTGTCCGGGCTGAACGCGCCGATGGCCGGGATGAACCGGGAGGCAATGGGCATAGCGTCCGTCTCAGATGTGCGACAACTCGAGGACCTGTCCCCCGCCGTGGCCGAGAGCCGGTACCTGGTGTTGATGCGTAAACACCATCTGGGCGGCGTGGCCATGGCAAAGTCAGCCCTGAACACGGTCAGGGCGGAGCCGGTTCGCGCCTTTGCCCAGCGGGTGGTGGTCTCGCAGACCGCTGAAATCAATGCCATTGACGCCCTGCTCGAGCAGCGCGCGCTGACCCCCCCAGCCGATACACCTGGGACCATGGATGAGATGAACCATGATCAGTGAGGCTCGGCTGACGCCGCGTGACCTGCCCCAGCGGCAGGCGCTCTGGAGGACCTTCGCGCTGCATGTTTCCATCAGGTTATGGGTGACCCACGCGCTCGCAGCTGCAGATCCGTTTCTGGCAAAGGAAACTGAAGACTGATGATCGAGATTTCATGCGCCGGGGCTGATCTGTCCAACACCTGTCATGCGCAGCAAGGCTGCCAATGACCCAGTTTTCCGAGCCTGTCGGCCCCTCGGCTCCCTCACGTTCCTGGAAACAGTCATTGACCCTGGCCGTGCTGGTGCTCTGCGGCCTGCTTGGTGGCGTGCTGGCGTACAGTAAACTCCGCAATCCAGCGAACTTTTTTGGCACCTCTTATCCACCGCAACTGGCTGCCCCGCCCCTCTCTGGGATTGGAGAGGATGGACAGGCGCTGGCCCTGAGTGATTTCAGGGGACAGACGGTGGCTGTTTTCTTTGGCTTTCTCAACTGTCCGAATATTTGTCCCACCACGCTCGCCGCGCTGGAACGGGTCAGGCAGGCCCTGCCCGTCCGGCAGCGTGAACAGTTCGCCACCCTCCTGGTCTCGGTTGATCCCAAACGGGACACGGTGGCGAAGGTACGAGAGTATGTACGCTTTTTCAGCCCCTCAGCCCATGGCATGGTGATCCCTCAGCCCCAGCTCACCCAGGCGGCGGCCAGCTGGGGCGTGGGGTATCAATACACCGAAGTCAAGGGCCCACTGGATTACCAGGTGAATCACACCACGGGTATTTATCTCGTCGACCAGTTCGGCATGCGGCGTGTGGTCTGGGATTACACCCAACTCAACGAACTGGACCGGATGGTGTCCGATATCCGCAAGGTGATGCGGTGAATCCGGCAGGTTGCTCCGCTTGCCATGGCGTTCAGCGGACGGTGTCAGCCCATCAAGGCGGCGGCTCCGCTCATCTGGAGCCAACATGAAGCCGCAGACTGCTGATTCAGAAGGCTCCATCCACAGGCGCGGCCAGCTTCACGCCCGTGGTTTGATCCTGGGTGCGCTGGCAAGGGCGGGGGCGGCCCTGCTCGGATCCCTCTGGCGCACCCCGCCAACGTCGTGTGACCCGGCCCTCATCCCGTTCAGCCTGAAGACAGGCAGTGTCAATCGGCCAGGCCGCGCCCTGCAGAAGGTCAGCCGGGGCAAGCTGTCTGGAGGCCGCTTGCCCAAGCGGGCCCATGGGAAACCCTCCCAGCGTGACCAGGTGCACTCCCCACGCTTCCAGGGTTGGCGGTGCTCGTGACGGCGGCACAGCGGCAGAACGGGTACACTCCGGAAATGAGAATGCCGTCTCAAGAAGACCTGTGTGAGGTGCCCTGTGTGCACCCAGAAGCGGTTCAAGAAGCGCGGAGCGCCCTGCCGGACTCGAACTGCGTTGAGCGTGCCACGGCTTTTCTGAAACTGGTGGGCGATCCCACGCGGCTGAGGCTTCTGAGCGCCCTCAAGACGCGCGAGCTGTGTGTGTGCGACCTCGCGGCGGTGGTAGGACTGAGCGAGAGTGCCGTGAGCCACCAATTGCGGCTGCTGCGGGCTGGACGGGTGGTGACCTTTCGCAAAGCTGGACGGATCGCGTATTACCGGCTGCTCGATCACCACGTGACGGTCCTGATCAAGAGTGCGCTGGAGCATGCGGCAGAGTAAACGGCGTGCGCTTGGGAAGTGGCTGGGCCTGGCGCTGGCACTGCTGGGCCTGGGCATCTGGCTGGCCCGTGAGGTCCAGGCCAGGGGGCCGCTGTACTGCTTTGAGCGGCCTGGGACGGTCTGGAATGGGGTGGCCCCATTGCCCGCTGGCTTTCAGCGGGAGTGCCCCCAAAGCCGCAGCTACCGCGCCGAAGTCCGGAGCGGTCAGAGCCGCGTCGAACAGTATCGCGTTCCCGGCTGGCAGCCGCGCGTCCTGATTCCTGCCCTGAAACAGGGGGGCTACCTTCAGATCACTGATGAACCCATCGGACCGGGCAATTACTCGGCGTTCCTGGGCCGCGCGGGCGTGCCAGAGGTGCAGTACCTCGCCAGTCTGCAGGGCGACACCACCCTGATCACCTTGAGTGGGCGGCCGTGAAGCACTGTGACTGGAGTGCCCAGCTGTTGATTGGACTGTATGCCCTGAAACCCAAACGGAAGGATTCAACGTAAGCTTGGTGGCTTGGGGGCGTGCGAACCAGCTTTTACGTCCGATCCAACACACAACGGCGTCAGATCCCCTGGAGTTCAGAATTTGACCATAAATGCTGTGAAGTACATCAGCGCTACACCTGCCGTGAAGCCGCCGAAGTTTGACCAGCCTGCCACTGGCAGTCCCAACCTCGCGGTGTTGCGAACGACCAACTGACCTACTTCCCAAACGACCTGGACGATAGCTCCAAGGCCAATCGCCAGAAACACGGTCGACAGCACTGGATTGAAGGCAAAACCCCCAATCCAGGTGCCCAGGATGGCCGGGCCGCCCGCGATCAAGGCAAGCAGAAAAAATTGCTTCAGGCCCGGATTGCGCTTGACCAAGGGGGCCACAATGCCTATCCCTTCCGTGATGTTGTGCAAGGTAAATCCGAGGATCAAGAAGGTGCCCAGTGCGCCTTCGCCCATGGCAAAGGCTGCGCCGATGGCCAGTCCCTCACCGAGGTTGTGCAGGCCGATGCCAGTCGCAATCCGGTAGGAGAGGCCCAGCGGTTGCTCGTCGGCATTGCGTTTGCCACTGATGGCCAGCAGCACACCCACAGTCAGCACGGCAATCAGCGTAATCGCAGGGGTCCCTTGCCAGAAGGCCGGTAGGCCAACCGCAAATTCCTGGGCGTCCAGCCAGGTCCCAATGGCAAGGTAGACCAGCAGGCCCACCGTCAGCGAGAGGATAAAGTTCATGGCCCGGCCACTCAGACGGCGCATCCACGGATACCACAGCATCCCCAGCAGCACGGGCACCAGACCGACGTACAGACCCACCAACCCGAAGCGGGCGAACAGGCTCCCGCTGAGTTGCGGTGTCAAGGTCGCGACAGGGATAGTGGCCGTAAATGTGGCGCCAAGAGTGCTGAGCAGGGTGATGGAATGCGCCTCGCCCTCGACCCACGGGTATGGAATGGTGATGGTGGTGGAGCCGAGCCGCGGGATGGGCCCAGGAGGATCGGCTGTAAAGTTCCAGAACGCGTCGTCAACCATCACCTGCGGAATGGTCATGGTCTGCGGACTGTCGTTCACAACCTGCATGGTGATGACGCCGCGCTCCGGAAGGGTAATGCGGCCAATGTTGAGCTGTTCTACAGGCAGGCCGCTCAATCCTTTCAGGCCGCCGCCAGTTGCGACAAGGTAAGCAAGGACAGCCCCGAGCAGCAATACAGGTAGGATGGCCAGTCCCCACAGGCTGCTGGCGGTACCGGTTTTCGCAGGATTGGGAACGTTCGTGCTCACGCGCCCTGCCCCTTGACAGTACTGCCCTGCGTCGCGCGGCGATCCCACGCAGCATCCAGTCCTGCGTCCTTCAAAGCGGCGGCGTAATTGGCGCTTTCCACGACATTGAAAAGACCCATCCAGCCCAACTCTGTGAACTCGCTGATGTGGGGGTGAAACATGAACTGGCCTGTAAACCGATAGCGGAATTCCAGAATGCCGCGCTGGCCCTGACCCTGCGTGATGGTGTCCACGATGCGGCTGGTGGGCTCAAGAGTCGTACCAGTGTCGTAGTAGTTGAAAAAATTGGCATGCAGGTGGAAACCGTTAATCAGGTCGAATTCCAAAATATTGATCAGGTAGAGGCGGATCAGTTCACCTTTCTTGACCGGAATAGGCCGCCGCGCAAACTCAAAGCCTACGGTGTTCACCGCGTAAATCTCGTTGGCTCCGTCGAAATTGGTATCGAAGGCGTTCTGGAGCATCATGAACTCGCGGGCGGGGGGCCGTCCGCCTCTGGGATCGACGATAAAAGCCCCGTACATGCCCTTGTGAATGTGGCGCTTGAGGCTGGTGGCGTGGCAGTGGTAGAGATGGCAGCCAAACGGCTCGGCGTCGAACTCGTAGACAAAGCTCGCACCGGGTTGAATCTCACCGGGACCCGCACCGGGCACACCGTCCATCTCAGCAGCATGCACGCCGTGAAAGTGAATGGTGTGCGGGTGCGAAGTGTGGTTGAAAAAGGTGATGCGCAGCCGGTCACCTTCGGTGCAGCGCAGGGTCGGCCCGGGTACCCGCCCGTTGTAGGTCCAGGCCGGAAAGAACACGCCGGGGGCAATCTCAATTTCTTTTTCCTGTGCCGTAATGGTGTAGTCGCGCAGGGTCTGGCCGTTCGGAAGTCGGCTGACCTTGCCTCCGTCCCAGTCGGTCAGCAGCTGCATGGGGTCGAAGCCGTTGCGGACATGATCCACCGTGCCGACCAGCAGGTTGCCACCGTGTTCGCCGTGGCCTTTGGGGGATGTGGCAGGAGGGGGCATCTTCGTGTGATCCATCGCGGCAGCGGGAGGCACTTGGCCCACCGCCTGTGCACCCACCAAAGCCGCGGCGCTCCCTGCCCCCGCGCGCAGCACGTCCCGGCGCGAGAGCAAAGACTGAAGCCAACGGCTCATAGAACACTCCAAAAACGAGAGTGAGAGGACGACATGCTTTATATTAGACATACCTAAAAAAAAGTCAAGCAGGCCTGCCCTCCTGATTCGCTTGCTGCCTTAAAATTCGGGGTGTGCACCTCATGACATTAAGGATCATGTTTTTATCCTTCCTCGTTGATCTGTGCTATTGATTTTAGGAAGAGCTAAAATGGAGGAATGACCGCTCGTCCCTTCTCACCCGCCATCGAGGACTATCTCAAACAGCTGTACCTGCTGGGGGGAAGCGGCACGGTCAACACCCAGGCCATCGCAGACGCACTGAACGTCAATCCCGCCAGCGTAACCGGCATGCTGCGCCGCTTAACTGCCCTCGGGCTGGTGGAGCATACGGCCTACAAAGGCGCGACGCTGACCGCTGCGGGCCAGACCGTGGCCCTGGAAGTTCTGCGTCACCACCGCTTGCTTGAACTCTACCTGTACCAGGCGCTGGGGTATCCCCTGGACGAAGTTCATGCTGAAGCCGAGCGCTTAGAGCACGTCATCAGCGAAAGGTTGGAAGCGCGTCTGGCGGCCTGGTTGGGTGAGCCCAGCTTCGACCCGCATGGAGATCCCATCCCAGCGCTGGACGGTTCTGTGCCGGTGCGGCACGAAGTCTGTTTAACAGATTTGCCGACCGGGACGGCCGCGCAGATCGTGCGGGTGCCGGGGAAGACCGATCTCCTCAAGGCCCTGATGAATCGGGGCCTCACGCCCGGAGTCACCGTCTTGCTGGTCTCGCGCGATGACGCGCTCAGGACGGTGACCCTCCAGTCCCTCGAGAGTGGAGAACACCTGATTCTCGCCTTGTCCGTCGCCCAACACCTGCGGGTCGGCGCGCCGGTGTCTGCGTGAGGAGCGTCCCCACCCCAACCAATCTCGATGAGCGGCTCAACGCGGAAGCGGTGGCCATCTTGACCAACAAGTCCAAACGGCGCGGCCTCGCGCGGCTCACGCCCTTCTTGGGCCCCGCGTTTATTGCGTCCGTCGCGTACATGGATCCTGGCAATTTTGCCACCAACATTCAAGGCGGCGCGCAGTTCGGTTACCTGCTGTTGTGGGTCATCTTGGGGGCCAGCCTGATGGCCATGTTGATTCAAAACCTTAGTGCCAATCTGGGCATCGCCACTGGGAAAAACCTGCCAGAGATGATCCGCGAGCGCTGGCCCCGGTTGGCCTGGCCCTACTGGGTGCAGGCCGAGCTCGTGGCGATGGCCACCGATCTCGCCGAATTTCTGGGCGCATCGCTGGCCTTTCAACTGCTCTTCGGCATTCCACTGCTCTGGGGCGCCGTGCTCACCGCCATCGTCACCTTCAGCCTGCTGACACTTCAGAAACGCGGGTTCCGTCCCATTGAGATCGCTATTACGGGGTTTGTGTTCGTGATTGCGGTGGCCTATCTCGTCCAGATTGTGCTGAGCCGTCCCAGCCTGAGTGCCCTAGGCGGCTTCATCCCCCGGTTTGAGGGGCCGGACAGCCTGTACCTGGCTGTGGGGATCATTGGCGCGACCGTGATGCCGCACGTAATCTACCTGCACAGCGCCCTGACACAGAACCGCATTCCAGCCACGACACAGGCCGAAAAACGGCAGGTGGCCCGGATGTCGCGCACCGACATTTTTGTGGCCATGGGCTTGGCGGCACTGATCAACCTGAGCATGCTGGCTGCTGCCGCCGCGGCCTTCTATACGACGGGCAATTCGGACGTGGCCGACCTGACGGTGGCCTACCGGACCTTGACACCGCTGCTTGGCGGCGCGGCGGCCATTGCGTTTGCGCTGGCGCTGCTGGCTTCAGGGTTGTCCAGCAGCACCGTGGGCACCATGGCAGGTCAAGTGGTCATGCAGGGCTTCGTGCGCTTCAGCATCCCGGTGTGGCTGCGGCGCACCATCACGATGCTTCCCGCGTTCGCCGTGATTTTGATGGGTCTCGATCCGACCAGTACGCTGATCCTGTCGCAGGTGGTCCTCAGCTTCGGCATTCCCTTCGCGCTGGTGCCGCTCCTGGTCTTCACGGGACGCCGCGAAGTCATGGGCGAACTGACCAGCAGCCGCACCGTGCAGGTCTTGGGCTGGCTGATTGCCGCCCTGATCATTGGTTTGAACGCCTACCTGCTCATCCAGACCTTTGCGGGAGGATGACTTCTAGCCCTAAGAACCAATGCAGTGCCTGCTCAGCCAGAGTCCCACTGGGAATCTGGAGCCTTGGGCTTCAACTCAGCACCGACGTTTCTTCAAGCGCGTTTTGCAATTCATTCGGATAGCGCTGTGTCAATCCTCGAGTCGTGAAGGTGCAGAGTCAGATTCCTGCTGAAGGGGTCACACTAGAGTTGGAGCAGAAGTTCCCGCTAAGCCAAGGCTCAGGCTGGTGCGGAGGGATCCAGCCCACGGTGCTCTGCCCGCGAAGTTGCGACACTCGGGGAGTGACCCCTCAGCCCGCTCCGCTCCCTATCGGACACCTGGCCACCGAGACCAGTGAACGGGTCAAGACCTTGCGCTACTGGACCGACCTCGGCCTCCTCCAACATGACCGCAAAGCCAGCGGCCACCGGCTGTATCCCGCCGATAGTGCCGAGCGCGTGCAGTTCATCCGTTCCGCCCAGCACGTCGGCTTGACCCTCGGCGAGATCGCCCGCATCCTTGGCCTCCGTGCGGAGGGTCACAAGCCCTGCGCGGAGGTCCGTGACGAATTGCAGGGGCATCTCCGGGCCGTCCGCCAGCAGCTGGCACAGCTTCAGGCGTTGGAAGCCGAACTCGCCGGGCGGCTGGCCTACGCCCACGCTCATCCCGATCCCGAGTGTGAAACCGCAGGCTGCGTGTACCTGAACCTGCCTGCCCCTTGACTCTCCCCCCCAGGGGAGACTTTAGCCTTGGGCATGGAAGACCCCTGCTGCGTCCCCAACGCCCAGGGGCAGGACGTCACGTCCTGCCCGGTCAGTGGCACCCGCGGAAAGGGCGTGCCGCTGATCACCCTCAAGGCCCTCCTGACCCCACCCGCACTGGCCCGGCTGGCGCCAGAGGACGCCTTCCGGTTCTGCCCGGACCCCACCTGCGATGTGGTGTACTTCAGTCCCACCCAGACCTACCGCAGGACGGACCTCAAGGTGCCGGTCTTCCAGAAGGAGCAGGTCCCTGAAGTGCCCGTCTGCTACTGCTTTGCACACACCCGTGCCGACCTCAGCCAGGTGGCCGCCTCAGACACAGGCCAGGCCCTGGAAGCGTCCATTCGCGGACATATCCGGGCTGGACGCTGCGGTTGTGAGGTCAACAACCCGCAGGGCAGTTGCTGCCTGGGAAACGTCGTGACCGTGCTGCGGTCCCTCGGCAGCCAGGAGCAGGCATGACGCGCTACGACGCGCCACGACGCCGTGGTGATCGGCGGGGGAATGGCGAGAGCGGGAACACGGCCGCGTCAGCGCGTAGAGTCACGACGGCATCAGCCCAGCAGTTCAGTCAGCGTCTCCTCGGCGGCGCGGTCTTCCTCAGCCTGACGGTGTCCTTCCATAGCTTCAGCATCATGCTCGCGCAACTTGACCCGGCTGGTCTTGCCCCGCAGCACCTCCAGCGTATAGTCGCCTGCCCCAAACAGCGTGCCGTCCAACGTGTCCGGCAAGGCGATGCGCACCTCATGCGTCTCGGGGTCATAGCGCACCCTGACGGTGGTCCGGGCGTGGCGCTCCTTCATGGCTTCGAGCCTCTTGGGGGCCGTGTTCATGAACGTCCCTCGGCGGCGGCCGCTGTCCTTGAGCGGCACCAGCTCGCCCGCAGCAGGCAGCCCCACGTCATGCTTGGTGTTGAGGTACCCGGCCAAATTGGCGCGTGCCCGCACCTCGCCGTGGGTCAGGATCACCTTGCCCGGCGCGTAGCGCGCGATCATCCCCAGCAACCCGCCCCGGTCTGCGTGTGCCGACAGATAGAAGCGCTCGACGCGCGAGTACGCCGACACCGGCTCCAGGCCCTCTCCACGGGCTGCGGGCAGCATCACCTCCCCACCCTGCTGCAGTTCGAGCAGGCGTCTCCCTGGGCTCTCGGCGTCCTGATAGCCCACCACGAACAGCGCATTCTCCGCGTGGGGCAGCCACGCGCGGGCGTACTGCGGACTGGCTCCCGCGTGCAGCATGCCCGACGAGGCGATCACCACGGCGGGGCGCTCCGAGGCCAGGATGCCCTCACGCTCGCGCCGATCCTTAACAAGGTTCACCGTGCCCGTCAGAAAGGGGCGTTGCTTGCTGGTCTTGGTGCGGTTCTGCAGCGCCTCGGGCAGCAGGGGCAGCATGTCTTCGTAGGCCTCGGTGATCCCCCGCGTCAGGCCGTCCAGGTGGATCGGCACGGCGGGCAGCAGCCCGCTGGCCATGGCCGTCTGCAGGATCTGGGTGATCTCCTGCGCGCGGCCCAGCG contains:
- the lnt gene encoding apolipoprotein N-acyltransferase, translated to MAFWSPFCPHRWAGSRHFPWPGCSGPRPRPGRAFRLTFAFALGFFGTLLLWLPGSLTPLFGPGVAALYPVLVAGLAVMWAATAALTRRIMGPATLWALPFAWVLLDTARSLGPFGFTWGSLGYAFASTPLVQLADLGGVSLVGLLVALTGAALADRRPRVLLGVAALLSLGMVYGLTRPPDLPTTERALLVQGNVDPRAKVQGRTGDELERYLALIRAGLATGPAGLVVWPETAAPAAPTFPAVARALTALKVPLLLGAPTEDGGYRNSVYAFEQGQVTGRQDKVRLVPFGEFFPGRVMFDGAYRAVFRALGLPPLTGAVPGRALTPLPVGDTWVGTLICYESTFPAFARAQVRQGAQVLAVVSNDAWFGPSVGAEQHFQMGRVRAIEPRRWLLRAGNDGVTAVVAPSGQVTARLPRGSRRCCPHPSQRPEPGHRTSSGASGPRR
- a CDS encoding M23 family metallopeptidase; the protein is MRRWSILMLVALALPGGSEAATVQVRSGDTLSVLALRHKTSVSALLNANPGIRPRELRIGQVLQLPSPPIRSRGGITVRSASTGGPAALPLQGRLTTPFSAAHGGLDLAAPRGTPIRSVMAGTVREAAFDVRNGWGWTVVIDHGGGYTTRYSHNSVNLVTPGQRVSAGQTIARVGSTGNSTGPHVDFRLAQAGRPVNPELLF
- a CDS encoding DUF3105 domain-containing protein; protein product: MNYFLPLLLLGLVACNNAPDTIEGVQTFAYEGGDHKEGRIEYKEALPVGGSHNPGWQNCGEYTQPLYNEYAVHSLEHGAVWITYQPDLPTAQLEALRQAAAGRTHMLLSPRTDQSAPIVLTAWNAQLELQQANDARLKTFIQKYEQGGSAPEIGASCSNAYNGTQ
- a CDS encoding DUF305 domain-containing protein; translated protein: MRLSWPTLVGVSLLGLGVGGAITWAGTRPPAEGSPEVRFARDMSAHHAQAVDMSVTLLKRANDRAVRVLAQDVALTQQAQIGQMSGWLMAWNRPLSGLNAPMAGMNREAMGIASVSDVRQLEDLSPAVAESRYLVLMRKHHLGGVAMAKSALNTVRAEPVRAFAQRVVVSQTAEINAIDALLEQRALTPPADTPGTMDEMNHDQ
- a CDS encoding SCO family protein, producing the protein MTQFSEPVGPSAPSRSWKQSLTLAVLVLCGLLGGVLAYSKLRNPANFFGTSYPPQLAAPPLSGIGEDGQALALSDFRGQTVAVFFGFLNCPNICPTTLAALERVRQALPVRQREQFATLLVSVDPKRDTVAKVREYVRFFSPSAHGMVIPQPQLTQAAASWGVGYQYTEVKGPLDYQVNHTTGIYLVDQFGMRRVVWDYTQLNELDRMVSDIRKVMR
- a CDS encoding ArsR/SmtB family transcription factor, giving the protein MRMPSQEDLCEVPCVHPEAVQEARSALPDSNCVERATAFLKLVGDPTRLRLLSALKTRELCVCDLAAVVGLSESAVSHQLRLLRAGRVVTFRKAGRIAYYRLLDHHVTVLIKSALEHAAE
- a CDS encoding ZIP family metal transporter is translated as MSTNVPNPAKTGTASSLWGLAILPVLLLGAVLAYLVATGGGLKGLSGLPVEQLNIGRITLPERGVITMQVVNDSPQTMTIPQVMVDDAFWNFTADPPGPIPRLGSTTITIPYPWVEGEAHSITLLSTLGATFTATIPVATLTPQLSGSLFARFGLVGLYVGLVPVLLGMLWYPWMRRLSGRAMNFILSLTVGLLVYLAIGTWLDAQEFAVGLPAFWQGTPAITLIAVLTVGVLLAISGKRNADEQPLGLSYRIATGIGLHNLGEGLAIGAAFAMGEGALGTFLILGFTLHNITEGIGIVAPLVKRNPGLKQFFLLALIAGGPAILGTWIGGFAFNPVLSTVFLAIGLGAIVQVVWEVGQLVVRNTARLGLPVAGWSNFGGFTAGVALMYFTAFMVKF
- a CDS encoding multicopper oxidase domain-containing protein; this translates as MSRWLQSLLSRRDVLRAGAGSAAALVGAQAVGQVPPAAAMDHTKMPPPATSPKGHGEHGGNLLVGTVDHVRNGFDPMQLLTDWDGGKVSRLPNGQTLRDYTITAQEKEIEIAPGVFFPAWTYNGRVPGPTLRCTEGDRLRITFFNHTSHPHTIHFHGVHAAEMDGVPGAGPGEIQPGASFVYEFDAEPFGCHLYHCHATSLKRHIHKGMYGAFIVDPRGGRPPAREFMMLQNAFDTNFDGANEIYAVNTVGFEFARRPIPVKKGELIRLYLINILEFDLINGFHLHANFFNYYDTGTTLEPTSRIVDTITQGQGQRGILEFRYRFTGQFMFHPHISEFTELGWMGLFNVVESANYAAALKDAGLDAAWDRRATQGSTVKGQGA
- a CDS encoding metal-dependent transcriptional regulator, whose translation is MTARPFSPAIEDYLKQLYLLGGSGTVNTQAIADALNVNPASVTGMLRRLTALGLVEHTAYKGATLTAAGQTVALEVLRHHRLLELYLYQALGYPLDEVHAEAERLEHVISERLEARLAAWLGEPSFDPHGDPIPALDGSVPVRHEVCLTDLPTGTAAQIVRVPGKTDLLKALMNRGLTPGVTVLLVSRDDALRTVTLQSLESGEHLILALSVAQHLRVGAPVSA